The stretch of DNA ATCGACACCAGAGCCGCCGACCCGGCTCAATTCATGCGCGTAGTAGCTTGCATGGTAGTCTGTAATCATTCTTTCAAATCTTTCTTTTTGAGATCCACCGCACCGCCAGCCTTGACCCACTCGTCAACTTCGTCTTCTTTGAACTCCCGAAGATGGCCCATACGATTAGCTGGTACCGACTTCGTAACCATCCGGC from Candidatus Zixiibacteriota bacterium encodes:
- a CDS encoding transcriptional regulator, encoding MAKMENRLLSVDEGGKYLCVNHASVSRRMVTKSVPANRMGHLREFKEDEVDEWVKAGGAVDLKKKDLKE